A genomic stretch from Asterias rubens chromosome 19, eAstRub1.3, whole genome shotgun sequence includes:
- the LOC117303231 gene encoding torsin-4A-like, with protein sequence MFLPYDRSPRNTPPPVQALEERDMPNSPVLMLPSSAQGSPPNECLALTWHNDNQNKPGSLSTSPTTRDIVLPNGQSPDSSVYRQSRALVFYSPSGQKTVCLQETRCYSLPSDETQSTSSRRGSPSPSKYKSFADTRGGGVGSERKAATLSPRGGLGRDQNVSLVTQTSPEMRIQNSRGKYTPDKLHSGTPGSTEIADPGSLDPTVRNRGQRKTRKDGKPGRNLSKADRYSGILEQDHPEETLSRGILGTCCCFLTCIIVLFLLAITILVWCSKSPSGCLVPFFSTSEKCQKINISHVKNELQRNLVGQPVAMNFILDTLDASGESGSNKPLIMFFHGSSGVGKSFTADILAESISSNTKKEPCINLLSVDLFLRSETTQSKEIYMKILQDWVNRPMQEDKRCCISFFIFDELRDDIPQDLIQTLGQTLSQLDTQDSPAQSQHLKVIIIMTLIGSQSISDFLVVNMKRGQDRQSLTLPHPNWQEPWKHLVASLDKQDPFWTWLPPGAFIRIPFLPLERSHIKECAKQSLSRNNLTITEERLEWVADQMTYIPEDWPMFSVSGCKKVSSKVGLIHKEKTKPLFEFKKSF encoded by the exons ATGTTTCTCCCATACGATCGCAGTCCAAGGAACACACCTCCACCAGTGCAGGCACTTGAAGAGAGGGACATGCCAAACTCCCCGGTTCTCATGCTACCTTCATCAGCACAAGGCAGTCCACCAAACGAATGCTTGGCTCTCACATGGCACAATGACAACCAAAACAAGCCAGGG AGTTTGAGTACTTCACCAACAACCAGAGACATTGTTCTGCCAAATGGCCAGTCTCCTGATTCCTCAGTATATCGTCAGTCCAGAGCTCTTGTCTTCTACTCTCCTTCAGGACAAAAGACAGTCTGTCTTCAGGAGACGCGTTGCTACTCCTTACCATCAGATGAGACCCAGAGCACAAGTTCAAGAAGAGGATCTCCAAGTCCCTCAAAGTACAAATCTTTTGCTGACACAAGAGGTGGAGGAGTAGGTTCAGAGAGAAAAGCCGCAACTCTGTCACCGCGAGGCGGACTGGGTAGAGATCAGAATGTCTCGTTAGTAACACAGACATCACCAGAAATGAGAATTCAAAATAGCAGAGGAAAATATACTCCTGATAAACTTCACAGTGGCACCCCTGGAAGCACTGAAATAGCTGATCCTGGTTCTCTTGACCCCACAGTTCGCAATCGAGGCCAACGAAAAACCAGGAAAGATGGTAAACCGGGAAGGAATCTTAGCAAAGCGGATCGTTACAGCGGCATCTTAGAGCAAGACCACCCTGAAGAGACACTGTCTCGTGGTATCCTAGGAACTTGTTGCTGCTTTCTCACATGCATCATTGTGTTGTTTCTGCTTGCAATAACAATACTGGTTTGGTGCTCAAAGTCACCATCTGGTTGCCTTGTGCCTTTCTTTAGTACTAGTGAAAAGTGTCAAAAGATAAACATTTCTCATGTCAAAAATGAACTTCAAAGAAATCTTGTTGGGCAGCCTGTTGCAATGAATTTTATCTTGGACACCCTGGATGCATCTGGAGAATCTGGTAGCAACAAACCTCTTATTATGTTCTTCCATGGCAGTTCTGGAGTAGGTAAGAGCTTTACTGCGGACATACTAGCAGAGAGCATCTCGAGTAATACTAAGAAAGAGCCTTGCATTAACCTATTgagtgttgatttgtttttaagatCAGAGACAACTCAGTCGAAAGAAATATACATGAAGATTCTTCAAGATTGGGTAAACAGACCTATGCAAGAGGACAAAAGATGCTGCATTTCTTTTTTCATCTTTGATGAGCTTCGAGATGACATTCCCCAGGATTTGATTCAAACACTCGGCCAAACTCTCTCACAGCTCGACACCCAAGACTCGCCAGCGCAGTCTCAACATCTCAAAGTCATCATTATTATGACATTGATTGGTTCGCAATCCATCAGTGATTTCCTCGTAGTGAATATGAAGCGAGGACAAGATCGTCAGTCTCTGACACTCCCACACCCTAATTGGCAGGAACCCTGGAAGCACCTTGTAGCAAGCCTCGACAAGCAGGACCCATTCTGGACATGGTTACCACCAGGGGCCTTCATTCGTATCCCCTTCCTCCCCCTTGAAAGATCTCACATTAAAGAGTGTGCAAAACAAAGCCTAAGTAGAAACAACTTAACAATCACAGAGGAGCGATTAGAGTGGGTGGCAGATCAGATGACTTACATCCCAGAAGATTGGCCAATGTTTTCAGTTTCTGGCTGTAAGAAGGTTTCAAGTAAAGTCGGTTTAATCCACAAAGAGAAGACAAAACCACTATTTGAATTTAAGAAGTCgttttaa
- the LOC117303158 gene encoding dopamine beta-hydroxylase-like produces the protein MISTNLVCLCFVHGFLLSMTDGYQHSNLPYHVLLVPEGEGSDRAADLSWAVDFEKETVDFRLSVPLINGGSRLRNNREWFAFGMSPDGSLVKADLVVFCFPRGILKVTEAYTNSKGVMFKDGGNDDYFILGSRVTGGGLYDQSPAHLEIDFRRQFDTCDRHDYQIDGGTVDLIYLRGNHSTISSGLINPDYADLASRRVQLLKSKRRAPPVPSDVKSADITMHNTEIPNQVTTYWCRVRKFPDVEDIHHIIKYESVVTPGNEDVVHHMEVFHCVVPEGVDVPDYNGECEDEDQPSELEPCKRVIGAWAMGATAFSYPKEAGVPIGGSGKSSYVMLQVHYNNLRHREGVLDSSGIRFHYTPFLRPHDAGILEVGATYSPNLSVPPTSNSFYLTGYCAPDCTHQGIPREGIHVFASQLHTHLSGTGVWTKHVRNGVEIPELNRDNHYDSMFQEIRLLKEDVTVYPGDALITTCRYDTSSRRNTTLGGFGIQDEMCVNYMHYYPSSGLEVCKSTVSNTALDAFFTFVNGGKNNKRSEDLSPAAVARQFQSITWTPSVKLLWQYVIDQAPIDMECLRSSGQPFHGDWKDRLPPLIKFPMAKRRRRCTRPKLYPFLRFR, from the exons ATGATAAGCACAAACttggtttgtctttgttttgtacatggATTTTTACTATCTATGACAGACGGTTACCAGCACTCTAACCTCCCGTACCACGTTTTACTCGTTCCGGAAGGGGAGGGTAGCGACCGTGCGGCCGATTTATCTTGGGCCGtcgattttgagaaagagacgGTCGACTTTAGGCTGAGTGTCCCGCTGATAAACGGAGGGAGTCGACTGCGAAACAACAGAGAATGGTTCGCTTTCGGTATGTCACCTGATGGATCACTGGTTAAGGCAGATCTTGTGGTGTTTTGCTTTCCACGTGGCATTTTGAAAGTAACG GAAGCGTATACCAACAGCAAAGGTGTGATGTTTAAAGATGGCGGGAACGATGACTATTTTATCCTGGGATCGAGAGTGACAGGAGGTGGGCTCTACGACCAATCACCCGCGCATCTTGAGATCGACTTCAGACGACAGTTTGACACGTGTGATCGCCATGACTATCAAATTGAT GGTGGGACCGTGGATTTAATCTATCTCCGGGGGAACCACTCCACGATCTCATCGGGACTTATCAATCCAGATTATGCTGATCTAGCTAGTCGGCGGGTCCAGCTTCTAAAGAGTAAAAGACGAGCACCGCCTGTACCGTCAGATGTCAAATCTGCAGATATTACCATGCACAAT ACCGAAATACCTAACCAAGTAACTACGTATTGGTGCAGAGTGAGAAAGTTCCCGGATGTTGAAGATATTCATCACATCATTAAG TACGAGTCAGTGGTCACCCCTGGCAACGAAGATGTCGTCCACCACATGGAGGTATTCCATTGTGTCGTTCCAGAAGGGGTCGACGTACCAGACTACAACGGTGAGTGCGAGGATGAAGATCAACCGTCTGAGCTGGAGCCATGTAAGAGAGTCATTGGCGCATGGGCAATGGGTGCAACG GCATTTTCGTACCCGAAAGAGGCCGGCGTGCCGATTGGTGGATCTGGGAAGTCCAGTTACGTCATGCTccaagttcattacaataaccTCAGACACAGAGAAG GGGTGTTGGACAGCTCTGGAATCCGGTTTCACTACACGCCATTTCTAAGACCTCACGATGCCGGTATCTTAGAAGTTGGAGCCACCTACTCACCAAACCTCTCCGTACCTCCTACATCTAATAGTTTTTATCTCACTGGATACTGTGCCCCAGACTGCACTCACCAG GGAATTCCCAGAGAAGGTATCCATGTGTTTGCGTCCCAGCTTCACACACATCTTAGCGGCACCGGGGTCTGGACCAAACATGTCCGAAATGGAGTAGAGATACCTGAACTCAATAGAGATAACCATTACGACTCAATGTTTCAG GAAATTCGTTTACTCAAAGAAGATGTCACTGTTTACCCG GGAGATGCTCTGATTACAACATGTAGGTATGATACATCATCACGAAGAAACACAACACTG GGTGGATTCGGGATACAAGACGAGATGTGTGTTAACTACATGCACTACTATCCAAGCAGTGGTCTGGAGGTTTGCAAAAGTACTGTTTCCAATACAGCACTGGATGCGTTCTTCACATTCGTAAATGG gggtaaaaacaacaaacgttCTGAAGACCTCTCTCCGGCAGCAGTGGCCAGGCAATTTCAAAGTATCACTTGGACACCGAGTGTCAAATTGCTATGGCAATACGTCATAGATCAGGCGCCAATAGACATGGAGTGCCTCAGGTCGTCTGGGCAACCATTCCAT GGTGACTGGAAGGACCGCCTGCCTCCTCTAATCAAGTTCCCCATGGCGAAAAGAAGACGACGATGTACGAGACCTAAACTGTATCCATTCCTCAGATTCAGATGA
- the LOC117303232 gene encoding 3-keto-steroid reductase-like, producing the protein MAEDARVVIITGANSGIGLSFADRLLAIDPTIILCLACRNPSRADTARKTLLDNHPDAKIELVRLDTSDIKGIYDTAKSIKRKYTRLDFLYLNAGIMPVTHLNWKNMFKAIFTPTQLFEMLTTGEGLLNLQDDMTNDGLKTIFSTNIFGHFVLIKELEDLLFESRGRIVWTSSSNADQSNFSLQDVQHKHGSQGYSSSKYAIDILNVALNEQYNQHDVYSHLVSPGVVATNITSTFFPAWMWSMFYPIFLLIRVFAPRFVIEPHLGAESMVWVFEEDRICIRPDRKYTSYSSVLGHSYVVPEEVEYESKAPIQLYSQLDKLYKMFTDKYTGGDNRSDSEYI; encoded by the exons ATGGCAGAAGATGCAAGGGTCGTAATAATCACTGGTGCCAACTC AGGTATTGGTCTGAGTTTTGCCGATCGTCTCTTGGCCATTGATCCAACAATAATCTTATGCCTCGCCTGTCGGAACCCAAGTAGAGCAGACACGGCGAGAAAAACGCTTCTAGACAACCATCCAGATGCAAAGATAGAACTTGTACGATTAGACACGAGTGACATCAAAGGAATATACGATACTGCAAAGAGTATTAAAAGAAA ATACACAAGATTGGACTTTCTATATCTGAATGCTGGTATAATGCCGGTTACACATTTGAACTGGAAGAACATGTTCAAAGCAATCTTCACTCC AACCCAATTATTTGAGATGCTGACCACAGGGGAGGGTTTATTGAATCTTCAAGATGACATGACCAATGATGGCCTTAAGACAATATTCTCAACAAACATCTTCGGCCATTTTGTTCTG ATAAAGGAATTGGAAGATCTTTTATTTGAATCAAGAGGACGGATCGTATGGACATCTTCCAGCAATGcagaccaatcaaacttcagcCTCCAAGATGTACAACACAAACATGG TTCTCAGGGATACAGCTCATCAAAGTACGCCATTGATATTCTAAATGTAGCACTGAATGAGCAGTACAACCAGCATGATGTCTATAGCCATTTAGTGTCTCCAGGAGTTGTGGCTACAAACATTACCAGCACCTTTTTTCCAGCTTGGATGTGGTCGATGTTCTATCCGATATTTCTGCTG ATTCGTGTATTTGCTCCAAGATTTGTCATTGAGCCACATTTAGGAGCAGAGTCAATG gtTTGGGTATTTGAGGAGGATAGAATCTGCATTCGTCCAGATCGCAAATACACAAGTTATAGCTCGGTATTAGGACATAGCTACGTTGTACCCGAAGAG GTTGAATATGAATCAAAGGCCCCTATACAGTTATACAGCCAACTTGACAAACTCTATAAGATGTTTACGGATAAGTACACAGGAGGAGACAACAGAAGTGACAGcgaatatatttaa